Genomic DNA from Lepeophtheirus salmonis chromosome 9, UVic_Lsal_1.4, whole genome shotgun sequence:
ACTCCATATGTGAACATACACATCtttattgatgcaaaaaaaaatccttgcatttttttactattataagaGCATAATATGTAGAATAATTGCCTCTTAAAAAACAAGCACTACATAGACATAATAAAAGCTTCGCTCTGAGTTATAAATGTTCTTCcccttgttatttttaaatatcattaataaagttAACGAAATTAAACgattgtttttgttgttgcctTTTTGCATGTTCCTACATACTCCATGCAACTTCATTTGgctttaaaattatgtatgcGTTGTATAAAAGCAATAAACGATGCTCACTTATAATCTTgtatccttatttaggactctGGTCCAGTCCCGTCTGGTACCATGCAGTACAATACAACTTGTCGGACCTTTAAGAAAGTAAAATTGATCCTTCGTAACAtcattgtgttattttttctttttttatatattattatgttatataatagaataaattattatccagTGTTTTTCCAATACTGTAGTAACCTCCCGTTGTATAAGTGAAATCAGTTTACGCTGGATAGCGTTAGAAGGATAggattgattaataaaaaatactttcagaTAGTTTTATGATTGTTTGACTCGGTATTGTTTGAGGtgtcgtcaaagatggacatcagcaaagaagaaaatatgtcTTATTTATGGCTATTCTTAGAGCATGTATAAAATGCAAGGCAGGCGagtgaaaatatgaatagtttttatggtcttggtattttaaaaactaattacgTGCAGTTTTGGTTTCGTATGTTCCTTTCCGGTAATTGtgataaatatgatattaataaaataaaagaatgacttcaatgtaattttctttaaatctgGGATTCCTATATTATCTGCTAGGGACAAAGTGTTTTAGGGGTCGTAGAAAATATGAAGGCAGCAATGTTGTGGGACTAACACGATTAGGTGGTAGCAATATTAGTATTTCGTTTATCCATTATGCATAACGCGCTGAAATAAATGTTAAACTGAGTAAGCGTGTTGTTAAAATTGCACATACTTTTTCCCCGTTCTCAGGTTGCTCATAATGTATTTCATTAATCCTTTCATACCCTCAgtgaatgaaaaagaaaattaaagataacGATGGTCAATTTTTGATCTTTTGGATCCTATTAGAactaattagaatttttttttaataacttcaatagTTTCGCCGTAATTTGTTTGGACATTAGTGTCCCTCTGGGTGTGAACAGTATTTCtttattgtatgtaaataaaatactaaaattacaCTATGGAGTTGAATTCTTCagatttattcattcttttgatataatttttatttctgatCCGAACatgtaataattttacaattgatTAATGTTAAGAAATTAAATGCTTTACATAAGAAACATAACGAAGACATTCTTATCTCTTACGAAGCATAAAGCAAGATTACATCCCATACTTATGACCAAAGTTCGATTTTCTATAAGTTTGCCCAGTAGGCAGATCTTTTTCGTTCAAACAGTCCACCATGATTGTCCATATTAACAGATACatgttttcttttccttggcCTATACGATTGGGTTGCCCTTTGACgcccttcataatatttaatcataccTACTCTTGTCAATTCTTTGTAGTCAAGAAACGATAACttatttggataattaattttacaaacgATATTGCTATTTGTGTACTCGTGTTGATGACTTGCAATATAGGTATTATGAAGCAGTTCTTTAGTCAACGAGATTGACTCTCCCATGTCTTTATTATAGAGCTACACAATCTTAAGAATAAAGCCTTGTGAACCTTTAGTTCAGATACAATATCAGTGGTTTTACTTTACACGCCTTGTGACttatctttgaaattatcaTCAATGTGAAAATTTTGAAGTATCATATATAACGATGTGAATGTTGGCTTCAGGAGTCAATCAAAAATCCTATGCATTTGTTTCTGTGAAAACCTCTTCATCAGCTATAAATTAAGTATGAtgatcatttaataaaaaatgtcaatatccTCTTCATCAGGACTCTCTACTTTGtctaaaatgctataaatttggTCACTAATAGTACTTCTAAAATATGTTAAGATATCTTGTTCTTTGTGTTCTTTCCATTATCGCGCTTATCTAACATCtatacattcaataataaaggATTGATAAAAAATGCATGAATTTACATTGTACATGTTTACTTGCTAATCTGTCCactaataaaaagtactttaatattaatactcTAAAAGAAAAAGACCAAAGTCTAACCCTAAGCTAATTTTcgacaattattttgtatactagacaaatattaaataagcaataaaaattttaaattatccataCAAGAAAAACATATGAAATATGGAATGTTATCTtatcaaattccaaaaaatggcaTAGTTTGGAAACTTATATAGAACAATTTAAAGATCTATTGTAAAAGATGTTGTATACATTTTAGAGATCTACTATTAttctttctaataattttaaaatatcttgaaaattaatacaataacgAATAAATGAATATGTGGGACACCAGTGTCTTATCGATGCGAAAggttaaaaattcatataataaagatttttattaattatttattattttttgtagtaattaTTACGTTTATCAATAATCCAATAGGAAATTGGTAGACTTATTCTTAGTTTGATGTAATTTTACAATCATTTTAATGGCTAGGCAGCTTGAAATCAGATTAAGCTGCATTCTACCCTAAACAGAAATGAGTTTGACACTCCTCATGTAAAGGCCTGTTTATGAGGTTTTGTGacggaaatttttatttactcagaAAGTAGAAgggattattattataaatgttaattaatactTCATtgcattgatttattttttgggagtaTTGCAGCAGGAAATGATGGTAGTAATTAGAATTCCTGGTTTTAATACTGTGTTATATgaaatgaaaggaaataaatccatttaaatacatacaatgaCAGAATATTTAGAGGCGGagggaataaaaattaattttgcaaatattaacagaataattaacaagttttttatttatttgtttatttgcaTGTTCCtcgaaaatattatatttttgtgcatattttatttactttatactgTAATTAAGttcaattcatataatatataagactttttaaaataattatgataacaatAAGAGAATGTAAAGCATAACTTCTGCTTTAAGTAGTAGTAAATCTGATAAGATaagtatgtaaatttattttctagatgGTGGTTTTGTATGTGTGAGTaactaaaaagttaaaaaaatatatagatacaaaacTAAGATATTAATTACGTTTAAACTTGTgctgggtttcggtctgaaaactgttatgatttttattggtTTGAACTAAATTTTTCCACGGAAAAAGTTAGGCCTGAATCGGTCTCAATGAAAATTTGGTTAGGTGGGGggtgttgctagctttcatcatttagTACCGCTATATCTGACAATTGTAAGAGagaaaacagcttagctgtcatgatgtttcattagattaactgCAATCCTCCAtgagatgaatgaaataaacacatgGAGTAAGGGAATATGGAGGAAgtactccgttttcgatcctcaattctactttgaatcCAACTACGACTTACTTCAATAACTCctaaaaaaatcctcagtgtttTCTTTGTCATTCTAGAGCAGACGCTCTTAATACTTGGACGTtacattcttaaaaattaaataacaatgataacagctattgaaaataaagaaaaaatcatgttCAGTTTGATCATTAAGTATTATGATCatctaagtttatattttttgcaaccaTATCTATCCATAGTTACTTGCAAGATCGTCGATACCAAGAGATGGAAGTCTGAAATAACCCTATGGGTTATTTGAGCCGGAAAAAGTGGGATGTCAGTCCGgagtatttgattatttatgcaatacaaaaaataacaataaatatattttcagtattaaaaaaaaacaggcaaTCTCCCCAGAATTTATcctgaacatatatatatattggggggGAAGGCTACCAAAAAAGGTCAAGAAACGCcactatttttcaatataaaaacccTTTCATCTCCGTATATTAGAGTGTATAACGAAAAAagcataatatgtttttatgggGCCCACATACCAAGGTATTTCGAAACAggttaaatttcaatttcaaatgttgcaatcaaaatttcataaatacttatatttgatagcaatattttttctgtGTAAAGGATCAGCTCTTTGGAAATAGACAAAGATGCAGTCTATTTCACTTTCAACCGTTTTCATTAATAAGACTATCAATTCAAAATGAAttgtaataatgaataatttttttcaaattattaattaacagttggtaagaaaaaaaacacagacGGCTAACtaacatatgtatttacttgagtataattaattaattataattttaaaaaaacgtatttatatttttatatttgtattctaaaaattagataaaatattttttgaatgatattaaaattcatCCGAATATAAGTAGTCTCTTGCAGATTTAAAGTATGAAGCCGATCGTTTACTTATACTTCTTCTTGAAGGCACAAAGAAATCCTTAGcagaaaagtcattttcaatCTGTAGGTTTGAACAACTCCCTTCATATGTGAAAGATGAATCGATTTTTTGAATGGAGGTCTCGTAAACACTAAAAACCTTTTTGTAATCTCTATCAATCAAATTCTGTCCTTCTTCTTGAGAGAAGCATTGGTCGATCAAGGGTTTTCGACAAGTttcaataaaatctttataCGCATCACATGCAATGTTAAGTAGGAATTGTCTTGCAGAAGCTCCAGAAAATAAAGCTGATAACTTCAATTTTTGATTCCACTCTTGATCAACTTTAACATCGCAGTCTTTTTTCCTTGGAATGATTACTTTTACATAGTCAACAAAGCTGCATTTGTTACTTCCAGTAACATGGAAGATATACTCTTTTTggaatgaaggaaataaatcacACTCTTGAAGGAACGGCTTCCCTAATAATTGGGAGGTATTGAGTGCAATTTGTGCTTGATCATACAAAAAAGTTTAGTCTCACTCTCTTCGATATGTTTTCTTCATAGcagctttcaaataaattcatgaGACAGCCGAGCTAgacataaaacaaatattactcGTAGTCATAATACAATTCCCAACTAGTAACTCACCACTTCCCTCATGTTTTGACAAAGAGCAAGACTTGTTTCAATTTCGGAATTACTCAAGATATTTGCAAGTTCAATTTTGTGTGTCTCAATACAAGTGTCTGCTTCCTTTTGCTTCGCAGAAAGCTCTGTTTCGTCACATTTATCAGTAAATTCTTGACTCTGAATGTTAATAGCAAAGAATCCAATGAAAAACATGATTTGATAAACTTTGAAGGACAACATCTTCCTGTGTTTTTGCTAATGAAACCCCATACACAActgagaaaataattcaaatccataccacttttatatttttggagataaggaaaaaatgagttgaggtaattttttttaatagttagtAATCGTAGAAAACGTAAAGAGGAAGAAATGGTTTCTGAGGGGGGATTCACCTtctataatttcttatattttttgttttgcgACATATGATGGctattatttcctttaaaatccGTATCATCACGTTACATACCAAGTGACCTAAcaacaatttacaaaaacataCCTATTTCTAAACATGGTGAAATTATCCATAAACTTAAAACgcaattaaattgtaaaatatgtgGTAGGAACAATTTAGATATCAATGACCAAACATTCTCAAAAGATATGTTCATTCAAATCTGTTGAAAAATTTGTGTTACTCTatcattatgatattttttttaaatataagtagtCATTGTACAAAAGCACAACTTaagatttacaaaaacaagTATATCTAATTTTATCCGCTCTAAAAATTTAGCTTAATgtcataaatgaattaaatttatacaaagtaTGGTCTAAGAATTATCTATCATGTCGGTACTTTATtgtgtttttcttcaaaaaacaaagaaagagaTCCAAATCAGTTGGAAGTTGGCCAGTTCTTTCTGAcattgcaattattattatttattaaagaattgttAGGAATTATTAACAGATTAACAAGAgttaattcgaattcaaccagtCTACGGTTAACACAATGATTAGGGAAAacgaaccaaaaaaaatgacAGCTGGCAAAATTACTTTACATTGTATATGGTTAGGCATAGCTAGCAGCCACAGGGAAGTCGTTGGTGAGGCAATTTATCCATTTGGCTTGGTCTTCCTTAATATTCTTCTCATAGTTGGACAGGAACTCCGGATCCTTCTTGAAACTCTacctccacttcctgctttcttATAAAAGTCTTCACCTTCATTACTCATCTTGTTTTCCTTGAAAACCTCAACCTTGCCATATGGAAGATCTGCGATCTGCACTGCCTTTAAGCTTTTTTCTCACTAATGATGACAGGATGAccaaatgtttattatagtttaattatCTACAAAAGATGACTAAACCAGtgtgacaaaaaaaacactaaatctTCCTATATTTATGAGAAGaataacatttattaagaataagaGACTACGTTTTGCTGTCCAGCCACACATATGTTAGTTTGAAGCAAACATGATGGACTCTTCTTTTCGCACAATAACAAATGTACATTGCTTTAACAAGAAAAATGAACTCATTATCttgataatattgataatttcataaaatgcattttttttaatcttcaattaataattacttatgtaTAAGTCGTGATTTTGTAACTTGAATGAGTAAATTGCACAAGTTTCAACCAAAGAGTGAaatgcataattttaaatgatcaaTTAAGAGTACTTTTAATGAAAACAATgcattaattgaatattcattatatGGTTGATATATTAAACGTCTAATTTGtgactattttgatgaaaattaataattaatgagtaTTCCCTGCCacattatattttctaactTAACGTTCACAATCATAGTATTACTTTTAAATGCataacaaatatgtaattttaatcgatctaaatgaaatgatttgattgattaagtatatttcttcaCTAAAATGACTGATATtgatattaaatgcaaattttagGACGAAgaaatttcaacttgtacaGTGAGCTAGTTTAACTTACAACTCGTataaaattgcaacttgtacacaatatatatattattttgatcatagattttgatttttttgatacaCTAACACACACTATTACTGTATCCCATGGGCCATGATTCACGAAGATTGTCAGGGAGCTTACACCGCCATGACGTTTCATATCCACtgtgaaataaatgaaataaaaataaaatatcccatTCCTTTTGAAGCATGGAGATATGCAGGAGTTACTCCACTATCGATCCTCTTTTCTATCAGGACTCCATTAACTCCTACGGAAATCCTCAGTGTTGctctttttcattcttgagtatTCGCACTTTATACTGTAatgttcctttatttatttattttttctctttctttagtCTCTGAGtttgctgaaaaaaattaatatttaatgttttattattgttttcttcaACTTATAACttcttaaggaaataaattaagtgGGTAATTACATAtaggaaaaataagaaagatgaacgggtataaagaaataaatatgtacaaaatgaatTGTATTGTATTTTCTCTCCTCATtaccttatttaaaattaaagaataatgatggcagcttttgaaaataaaaataaataccatgttcaggttgcaaatacaaaaagtgTAGCGATAGTCTAAGCTGCAGGATCGTTGACACCAAATGAAAGTGTGACACCCTCCCCTGGATTATTTGAGTCGGAAAAAAGTGGGATGTCAGTCCGGAAAATTtgactatttatataatactggGAAACAAATCTAAAACAATGAAtgattttcattctttttaactGTAAGATTTATTCAAGATGTTTGGGAAAATTTATTCAGCCTTATTCGGTACAAGAGACCAACTCCAACATCATTGGAGGGTCGAAATAATCTTTAAACAATGGCTTTAAATCCGCTCCTGAAGGTAAAGGgatcttcaaattatcaaaatgatGATGTGAATATATAATCGATTCCTTAgatgatttaaaagaaggaataaataaTGATGCAAAAGAAGCTGTGTTGTCTAAACAACAAACGgagattttatattatattactcgCTATATTTGAAAGCAAATCAAGGCATATCAGTATCTTcagctttttttaattatttagaacaCTATTCATATTAGCCtctattcaaaactccttgatcTAAAAGATAATACCGGACAATTTTTATGTCGCTGTATCAAGGAAGTCtacgaaaatatattcattacagCTGAAAAGGGATTTTGCAACcttattaaaactcaaaaacatAATGATTTAAGCAAAACAACCAAACTCTTGCAAAAtccaattgaataaatatatttatatatttacacgattctcataatattaagaaaaaaattattggaaaatattgGCAAGTTCGTGTCAAGATGCACGCAAACCTTTTTCGAAAGAGACGAACAGAGAAAGGAGGAATGAagtattaattatagttaattatttgaatgtatattgttaatattattgaagtttatattataaaatgcatttacatttgtaagattttaaaagaaaattcgaTTCTTTTtggactttatatttatttttaaaaatttaattttaaattgaattctttacttaaattaataaaaccaaatattaacaactattcTCTGACAAATAACCATTATAAATCATGAAGTATGAGAGATTAACAACTATATACCAGTCAGTACAATAGCTGTAAATGAAGACCTGATTTCtttcacatatatttttgtagttggagattttttgtctgtccaccctttcccttgagtcctttagtaaATACATAACTCTTGTAGGTGTGTCAGgcacggaggcacacaataatgccTGCAAATCTTCGTATTGGTAGGACATCTCAAAGATTTTGTATCTTTTCTCATAAAGTTTTGTGAGTTAAATCTGATGAGAACTTTTTCATAAACAAAGACATAGGGGTTGACAAGGTAtagaggtctaaacttgttcctgATTTAAAATCAACACCCTGaacatatgattaaaaaatgaggaTTCAGACCTTGTAAAAAGAGGCTAGCGACGCCATTGTTTCAATATAAGAGCCGTTTCATCTCTGTATATTAGAGTGTATAAAGAAACAAGcataatgtatttcaaaaataaatatatttgtatcttataatagcaatatatttatatccaaaaaaagaaaaaaaaaaaattttttaaatgatattaaaattcatCCGAATATAAGTAGTCTATTTTACTTTCAACCGTTTTCATTAATAAGACTATCAATTCAAAATGAAttgtaataatgaataatttttttcaaattaataattaacagttggtaagaaaaaaaacacagacGGCTAACtaacatatgtatttacttgagtataattaattaattataattttaaaaaaacgtatttatatttttatatttgtattctaaaaattagataaaatattttttgaatgatattaAAGTTCATCCGAATATAAGTAGTCTCTTGCAGATTTAAAGTATGAAGCCGATCGTTTACTTATACTTCTTCTTGAAGGCACAAAGAAATCCTTAGcagaaaagtcattttcaatCTGTAGGTTTGAACAACTCCCTTCATATGTGAAAGATGAATCGATTTTTTGAATGGAGGTCTCGTAAACACTAAAAACCTTTTTGTAATCTCTATCAATCAAATTCTGTCCTTCTTCTTGAGAGAAGCATTGGTCGATCAAGGGTTGTCGACAAGTttcaataaaatctttataCGCATCACATGCAATGTTAAGTAAGAATTGTCTTGCAGAAGCTCCAGAAAGTAAAGCTGATAACTTCAATTTTTGATTCCACTCTTGATCGACTTTAGCATCGCAGTCTTTTTTCCTTGGAATGATTACTTTTACATAGTCAACAAAGCTGCATTTGTTACTTCCAGTAACATGGAAGATATACTCTTTTTggaatgaaggaaataaatcacACTCTTGAAGGAACGGCTTCCCTAATAATTGGGAAGTATTGAGTGCAATTTGTGCTTGATCATACAAAAAGTTTAGTCTCACTCTCTTCGATATGTTTTCTTCATAGcagctttcaaataaattcatgaGACAGCCGAGCTAgacataaaacaaatattacaatACAATTCCCAACTAGTAACTCACCACTTCCCTCATGTTTTGACAAATAGCAAGACTTGTTTCAATTTCGGaattactcaaaatatttgCAAGTTCAATTTTGTGTGTCTCAATACAAGTGTCTGCTTCCTTTTGCTTCGCAGAAAGCTCTGTTTCGTCACATTTATCAGTAAATTCTTGACTCTGAATGTTAATAGCAAAGAATCCAATGAAAAACATGATTTGATAAACTTTGAAGGACGACATCTTCCTGTGTTTTTGCTAATGAACCCCATACACAActgagaaaataattcaaatccaTACCTCATTTATAGTTTTTGGAGATAAGGAAAAAATGAGTtgaggcaattttttttattttttttattgttagtaaTCGTAGAAAACGTAAAGAGGAAGAAATTGTTTCTGAGGGggggatattttttgttttgcgACATATGATGGCTATTATTTCCTTGAAAATCCGTACCATCACGTTACATACCAAGTGACCTAGCAATAGGCAAAAaggcagtgcatctcagatctcctagatgctggagttgatgtgattaAGATCACAGAAATTGTGAAATaatctaggagcctggtttataaattatccaaagtgataaaaaatagagaagacctctccaggatgttaGGAATTGTGACTCCTAACACCATCACGAGGAATATAAAGTACCATATGAGATTTGGTTTTTTTCACGACACCTTCTGACATTGCGCATGAAAGCCAGACGGCTCAAGAGGTGCAAGCAAATTCTTACATGCATAAAGGCAAAttggtcaattgtgaaaattttcttgcaCATGaggattttcacagttgatcaattccataaCCGCTAGAATAACCATTGGCTTgcggaaacaaaagaaaaggtccAAAGGGTTTACAAAACCAAATATCCGGCCAACCAATGGTAGTTTGTGGTCTTTTTCAAGGATAGACAGAAAATCGCCAGGAgacctactataaggtgcttaggtacaccctCTTGTCATGGCTTTAGACTAACTACACAGATGATAACTACATAAGGACTTAGGACCACCTCCCCCCCCCTCTTATACATTCGCCAAGTACCAAAAGTTATGTGCAAATGAAATGGCTCAACTCCGGTCCGATGAGTTatggccccttcctcaccagatttgaactcACTGGAgttttctatatggggcactttggaaAAAGAAACCAACAGGATCTCACATCCAAATGTGAACTTACAGAAGGCATACATAGTGACAatttgtcagaggagtttgtcatcaactcctgcatgccCTTCAGatgacgtgtaaaggctgtgattgataatgaaggtggtcatattgagtgaaaaaagctTTACAAAAACCTTATCTACATGATTATTAAACATTATCTTTCtgcctattattaaaaatataaaattattgatgtatttctaaatccatctccaGAGTGGGCGTTTTGCTGCTCAACCTTGTACCTACATTCAAGAATGGGGAAATTTTCAATAAACTTAGAACacaattatattgtattatatgcGGTATGAACAAGTCCATGATGTTCTAATGTGGAACATCTTTTcaacattgatttttatatcaatgatCAATATTCTTATAAGATTTGTACATGGATATCTATTCAAATATTTGCGTTGCTTTATCATTAGgatatttcttttgatattcGTAGTAATTTCCTTCTCAGTTTCGCAAGATTTACAAAAGCGCtagttacaaattataaaatatgtgtatcTAATTTCATCCACCTTCAGAATTTTGCTTAaggttataaattaattaaatatatggaaGTACAGGCCTAATTATCTATCATGTAGTTACTTTGTtgtgtttttcttaaaaaaaaaaaaggccccaATCAGTTGGAAGTTTGCCAGTTCTTTCTGACATTGcaattagtataatttattaaagaattgttAAGAATatattcacagcttaaaaaaagctaattcgaattcaaccagtCTACGTTTAACACAATGATAAGGGAAaacgaaccaaaaaaaataggGTATATggttgggcagcaaaacgtggactcaagGGGTACATGGACTCGTGACCTCTGTCAAAAGTTGGTTTGGGATCCTCGTGTATAAAGGCAATACCAAGGTTACCTCCAAGGACCTCTAGATGGTCCTAGCAGCCACAGGAAAGTCGTTGGTGAGGCAACTTATCCATTTGGCTTGGACTTGATTGATCTTCTTCTCATAGTTGGACAGGAACTCCGGATCCTTCTTGAAATTCTacctccacttcctgctttcttATAAAAGTCTTCACCTTCATTATTCAACTTGTTTTCCTTGAAACCCTGGTATTTGGAGTACTTCACAATCCTCAACCTCGCCATATAGGAGATCAGAGATCCACTCTCTTTGAGCTTTTTTCTCACTAATGATGAccaaatgtttattatagtttgtttatatacaAAGGATGACTGAACCAGAGTGACAAAAAAAACAGTCAATTTTCCTATATTTATGgggaaaataacatttattaagaGTCTACGTTTTGCTCTCCAGCCACACATATGTTAGTTTGAAGCAAACATGATGGACTCTTCTTTTCCCACAAT
This window encodes:
- the LOC121124597 gene encoding uncharacterized protein is translated as MSSFKVYQIMFFIGFFAINIQSQEFTDKCDETELSAKQKEADTCIETHKIELANILSNSEIETSLAICQNMREVLGCLMNLFESCYEENISKRVRLNFLYDQAQIALNTSQLLGKPFLQECDLFPSFQKEYIFHVTGSNKCSFVDYVKVIIPRKKDCDAKVDQEWNQKLKLSALLSGASARQFLLNIACDAYKDFIETCRQPLIDQCFSQEEGQNLIDRDYKKVFSVYETSIQKIDSSFTYEGSCSNLQIENDFSAKDFFVPSRRSISKRSASYFKSARDYLYSDEL